The genomic DNA aatataattaatattgtatgggaaagagatattatgagttgttttacaaaattgtcctcaataaatgatatgagaaaaataaatgaaggaattgaaagaagagagagtaataaatagttaaggaaataataggaaaagtaacattaatttttcattggtattgtaaagcgacatacaatttgggacaaatattttttctaaagtgacatacaatttgggacggagggagtactaccTTATAAAACAATGCACTTACAACTTTATCAATAATGTGTGCTGAGAAAAATGTACCACAAAGGTTTTTTAAAGGTGTATTAGAGAATTGTCGataacaaaaatcatatttttaatagagaaaaaaaaaaaagaaaaaagaagaagatgaaatatGTATTAGAAAAATTTAGCGGTGCaaataataatatcttataTTTTTGTGTGATGATAGAAACAATCTCTAGGCCCAACCCGACTCCATTACCATCCCAACAAACCCTAGAACAGCCGCATTGCGTACAAACCCTAGACACAATGCTTATATATTCTGTCATATATCATCACAGTTCACAGCAGCCATCAACCTAGCTCAGCAACAATGGCTGTGCCTCTTCTAACCAAGAAGATCGTGAAGAAGAGGGTCAAACATTTCAAGAGACCCCAAAGTGATCGCAAGATCTGTGTAAAGGTATAATAATAgcttttaactttttcaattctgCTTATCAATTCGGATGTGATGATAGTAATTGTCGCCCCAGTCTTAATTTGCACCAATGGTGTAATATGGTGACTGACACTTTATCTGATCCTGATTTATTTACTATGTCtcctaaatttttgttttgtttttgttttcactGCAATATTGATGCTTGATGGGATATGaggataaaaaaattcaaatgtgaCATCCAGTCTTACTACATACGTGGTGATTGATCGACTATCTGATCCCTAatacaaatatcaatttttttgtcattataataattattaagttttgatttgAAATATTATGGTATAGTTTGCAAGAGAAATGATGATATATATCCATACGGTTCTGTTATAGATGATGAAACAAACATGCACTACCATCTGATCTCTTGCAAATTAGTTTTaaactttgttgaatttttgttgttttaaataGTGTATATTGCCTATGGTATCTGATGTCCAGAATTCAGACTTATGTCTAGTAGCTGGTCATTTCGTTTTTACGGGCATAGAATAAATTTTTACAGGTCTTGCGACACAGGGGTTTTCTTATTTATAAACCTACTGTTACTAATTCCctgtttatattttcaaatgtttcatgttatttcttatttattgTTCTGCAATCTATGATGCAATTAATATCCTTACTATTATGATTTCCCCgtgattaataaaatatatcaccaTCTTTCGACTGAGATTGCAGctcaattatttgttttatattatatagtataATGCAAAACATAAACTTATGTATTGTTAGATGTTGTAGTATCTTAAAGAAATGATATGATTGTGTTCCATAGGAAAACTGGCGCAGACCAAAGGGTATTGATTCACGTGTGAGGAGAAAGTTTAAGGGATGTACTTTGATGCCAAATATTGGGTATGGATCAGATAAGAAGACTAGGCATTATCTACCAAAtggttttaagaaatttgttgTTTGCAATGTTAATGATTTGGAGCTTTTAATGATGCACAATAGGACTTATTGTGCTGAGATTGCACACAATGTATCCACTAGTAAGAGAAAGGACATAGTTGAGAGAGCAGCACAACTCGATGTCGTCTTAACAAATAAAACAGCCAGGTTAAGAAGCCAGGAGGATGAATAGTCTAGTCTCTTTGGATATTTTTTGTATTGACTTATACTCATTAGGATTCAAATTTTGGCTTACAAAACACACTTTTTTGTATTGCAAGATATGCCGCTCATTAACCAAATTACACTTGTACATTGTACATCTTGTTAGTGATtgaagtttataaattattttgatccaTGGATTAATTCCAGACCATTTTTTGGCCTTTCTCTAAAGAATAAACAAATTTCTTATTTCTTCTAAAGAAATCAAAGCCACAACATCCAGAAGttataaatgttaatttttcttccaaaaaagaTAGCTTTGATTTTTAGGATCTAGGTGCTGGCTTTGAATTGAGCGTTTGAAGGTGCTTTGAGTTTATGTATTGCTCAAAATCAAAGCAATTCTGTTTTCTTATTAGGATTTTATCGAACATAATTATTTGCAGATTATCTCCAAGGAACATTGCctttaaaattacaattacgTAATTGGTAGAAGTAGCACATTGAAATGAGCTAAAGCCGTTTAAtattctgtttttttgtttatataaaacaaaacatgaCAAAGGATAGTCTCACTAAAATAGCACATAAATCCGAAAGTGTATCCTATGGTAAAAGACCTAATGTATCATTGCGCATCCATCAAACTCAACAGACTTCTCATTTTTGAGAAGATTGGTTTCATTATACCATTAACTTGAATTCCCCCACAGTTCCTTATAATCTTCAAGCAAACGGTCCTTGAATTCGATCATTAATGTAGGTATAATAGTAATTCATACAATTTCTCCAATGCCGAACCATCCATTTAAGCTTCTCAAGAACATCCGGCGAAgtatccaaatccaaattagGCATTAGCTTTGAGCTTTCTCCCTGAACCCCATGACCCGCTTCGAAATCCTAGTCCTTTCTTTCACTAATCACAACACAATAACAATGTTCAACAAACTCTTAGATTCCTTTCTAACAGGAATTCTAAGAGGAACCTTCTTATTCTTCTTAAGATGAGCCTTATCCTATCTCTTCCAATCTCTCAGAAGAAACCCACCTTCCTCCACAACGGAAGCCACCACCTTCAAATGCTCAAAATCAAGGCAATGAAAGCTAAGCTAGACCGAAGTTTTGTTGTGACAAGTTCAACTCAAATCACACTAGCACGGTTTTGAATTGCTATCAGTAGCGgtgattttcatttgtttttgaaCCAGTTTGGGAATTTTATAATACGACCCTGCATCTTTGCTTTTGAGTAAGATTTGAGGAAATCATTTGCAGTACtaaaattggataaaaataTAACCCTGTACGTCTGAAAAGGTGACCAAACAATATTAGTGGTACCAAAAAGCAGGATAAAGGACCCTGGTACCAAAAAACAATGTTGTGTGAATAATGGATTCGTCTTGGTTTGGCTCTACATTGAGAGGAAGACTTTGAGTTTCCCTTGGATATAGGCAAGCAAAGCAATTTCTATAGAAGAAGTAATACTTAAACggattttgaaagaatttttatttttattttttaagatgaaaCAAGATTGATTAGTTCTCCCCTCCTTATGAATGATGACAGAATATGGGGATGAATAGTTAAACGAGGAGCGCCTAGAACATTCTTTTCAACACTCACTTTGATATTAATTATCGTACAACAAATGTTTTAGGAGGAAAAATTATTTGATCAGGGTCAAATATAAGATATAGATACGTGACATAAATCCAGTTGGACAATCATGTAATACTCAAGTTACAACAATTACCA from Medicago truncatula cultivar Jemalong A17 chromosome 8, MtrunA17r5.0-ANR, whole genome shotgun sequence includes the following:
- the LOC11419028 gene encoding 60S ribosomal protein L32-1, with the translated sequence MAVPLLTKKIVKKRVKHFKRPQSDRKICVKENWRRPKGIDSRVRRKFKGCTLMPNIGYGSDKKTRHYLPNGFKKFVVCNVNDLELLMMHNRTYCAEIAHNVSTSKRKDIVERAAQLDVVLTNKTARLRSQEDE